The following proteins are encoded in a genomic region of Natronorubrum halophilum:
- a CDS encoding sodium:proton antiporter — protein MTAFLLALVVGALFALGTFLLLRRDLIRVVWGLAIISQAANVYLLAMGGVAAGTADTVPVLAGHGEHVPETADPLVQALVLTAIVIGFGMTAFALVLSYRVYEEHDTLDVSELGDRE, from the coding sequence ATGACGGCGTTCCTCCTCGCGCTCGTCGTCGGCGCGCTGTTCGCGCTCGGGACGTTCTTGCTCCTCAGACGGGACCTGATCCGCGTCGTCTGGGGGCTTGCCATCATCAGTCAGGCGGCGAACGTCTACCTGCTGGCGATGGGGGGAGTTGCGGCGGGCACCGCCGACACGGTCCCCGTACTGGCAGGTCACGGCGAACACGTACCGGAGACGGCCGATCCGCTGGTGCAGGCGCTCGTACTGACCGCGATCGTCATCGGCTTCGGCATGACCGCGTTCGCACTGGTGCTGTCGTATCGGGTCTACGAGGAACACGACACGCTCGACGTCTCGGAACTGGGTGATCGCGAATGA
- a CDS encoding MnhB domain-containing protein, with product MTTVIMRTTARAIVPIIFVVAASLFVEGHNLPGGGFIAGVLTTTAFAIIYLAFGLDFLERGVLGRDVEPGKESSRDRLVVAYRRLFEYGLAIAVLSGLVPLLFGRPFLTQTFLVFEGVPIYHHVEIASALAFDFGVFCVVVGGLLTILSVVGAE from the coding sequence ATGACGACCGTCATCATGCGCACGACCGCTCGAGCGATCGTTCCGATCATCTTCGTGGTCGCCGCCTCGCTGTTCGTCGAGGGTCACAATCTTCCCGGCGGCGGCTTCATCGCCGGCGTCCTCACGACGACCGCGTTCGCGATCATCTACCTCGCCTTCGGACTGGACTTTCTCGAGCGCGGGGTGCTGGGGCGCGACGTCGAACCCGGGAAGGAGTCCTCGCGGGATCGCCTCGTCGTGGCCTACCGGCGACTGTTCGAGTACGGCCTGGCGATCGCCGTCCTCAGCGGGCTGGTACCGCTGCTGTTCGGCCGCCCCTTCCTCACGCAGACGTTCCTCGTGTTCGAGGGCGTGCCGATCTATCACCACGTCGAGATCGCGAGCGCGCTCGCGTTCGACTTCGGCGTCTTCTGCGTCGTCGTCGGCGGGCTTCTGACGATCCTCTCGGTGGTGGGTGCGGAATGA
- the mbhE gene encoding hydrogen gas-evolving membrane-bound hydrogenase subunit E, producing the protein MPPELSVVLAAVALPFVAAVSTPVLFRVLGERTGYAGVAVALTSFLLLATQLGSEGTVGLAWIPSLNISLRFAIDGWGLLFALLACGIGTLIFLYSPAYMHGESSLPRFYAALLAFMGSIVGVALAADLIAIFLFWELTSLCSFVLIGHYTADDSSQYAARMAMFVTVGGGLFLLVGFLLLALVAGDVLGSEFAFNLAAMLENPNEIADALREEGLFLPVLGLIAIGAGAKSAQVPLHFWLPNAMAAPTPVSAFLHSATMVKVGVYFVGRIRPMLVGPEWLFLFATLGLTTMTICAILAVGSTDIKELLAYSTASHLGLMIAGFGFTSIYGAEAGVFHLFNHALFKAALFLVAGIVAHQAGTRRLENLSGLRHDLPITTAITAIVALSMAGIPPFSGFYSKELLFEAAVEARHVHDIGVLGWLYPAVAVFGSIFTVLYSLRFLSLFFGERPEELGHVDRPSVMLLVSPAVLAALTALVSVDPEIAVHAIVQSGVDATAVDPHEMHVGIPTAYSPPVGMSAVTIGLGFLAYPFYGRIHGGVRAIPELIPPIGANWWYDTIVDGLTDGGAWLAARIHNGLLRTYATWTLASTCALTLAGFAATATIVPTHLIEFDAPIAIALVMLVAVMAAVAVVRSTSHIAGILTLSILGFMIAIFYILASAPDLALTQLVVETLILVIFLLVIEEIPEYYEVGLGRVARDAVLSVAVGATAFVTVLVTTDARPAGSTSIARYYAEQAVPEGGGTNIVNVILVDFRGFDTLGELAVVALAAISILTLIVMRNGGDDE; encoded by the coding sequence ATGCCGCCCGAGTTGTCGGTGGTCCTCGCCGCCGTCGCGTTGCCCTTTGTCGCTGCTGTGAGCACGCCAGTCCTCTTTCGCGTCCTCGGTGAGCGGACCGGCTACGCCGGCGTAGCGGTCGCGCTGACGAGCTTCCTCCTCCTCGCGACCCAACTCGGGAGCGAGGGGACCGTCGGACTCGCCTGGATTCCCTCGCTAAACATCTCCCTGCGCTTCGCTATCGACGGCTGGGGGCTGCTGTTTGCGCTGCTCGCCTGCGGGATCGGGACGCTCATTTTCCTCTACTCGCCGGCGTACATGCACGGCGAGTCGAGCCTCCCCAGGTTCTACGCCGCACTGCTCGCCTTTATGGGGTCGATCGTCGGCGTCGCGCTGGCTGCCGACCTGATCGCGATCTTCCTCTTCTGGGAACTCACCAGCCTCTGTTCGTTCGTCCTGATCGGCCACTACACGGCCGACGACTCCTCGCAGTACGCCGCTCGAATGGCGATGTTCGTCACCGTCGGCGGCGGTCTCTTCTTGCTCGTCGGCTTCCTGTTGCTGGCGCTGGTCGCGGGCGACGTCCTCGGCTCCGAATTCGCGTTCAACCTCGCCGCGATGCTCGAGAACCCGAACGAGATAGCCGACGCGCTCCGGGAGGAAGGGCTGTTTCTACCGGTGTTGGGCTTGATCGCGATCGGCGCGGGGGCCAAGTCCGCACAGGTGCCGCTGCACTTCTGGTTGCCCAACGCGATGGCGGCTCCGACGCCCGTTTCGGCGTTTCTCCACTCCGCGACGATGGTCAAAGTCGGCGTCTACTTCGTCGGTCGGATTCGGCCTATGCTCGTCGGGCCGGAGTGGCTGTTCCTCTTCGCGACGCTGGGGCTGACCACGATGACGATCTGTGCGATCCTGGCGGTCGGCTCGACCGACATCAAGGAGCTGCTGGCTTACTCGACGGCGAGCCACCTGGGGCTGATGATCGCCGGCTTCGGCTTCACCTCGATCTACGGCGCGGAGGCCGGCGTCTTCCACCTGTTCAATCACGCGCTGTTCAAGGCTGCGCTCTTCCTCGTCGCCGGGATCGTCGCCCATCAGGCCGGCACGCGGCGGCTCGAGAACCTCAGCGGACTCCGTCACGACCTCCCGATCACGACCGCGATCACCGCTATCGTCGCGCTCAGTATGGCCGGTATTCCGCCGTTCAGCGGGTTCTACTCGAAGGAACTGCTCTTCGAGGCGGCCGTCGAGGCGAGACACGTCCACGATATCGGCGTCCTGGGCTGGCTCTACCCGGCCGTCGCCGTCTTCGGGAGCATCTTCACCGTCCTCTACTCGCTTCGATTCCTCTCGCTGTTCTTCGGCGAGCGACCCGAGGAACTCGGTCACGTCGACCGGCCGTCCGTCATGCTTCTCGTATCGCCCGCCGTGCTGGCCGCGCTCACGGCCCTCGTCAGCGTCGATCCCGAGATCGCGGTCCACGCGATCGTCCAGAGCGGCGTCGACGCGACCGCCGTCGATCCCCACGAGATGCACGTCGGGATTCCGACCGCCTACTCCCCGCCGGTCGGGATGAGCGCGGTGACGATCGGGCTCGGCTTCCTCGCGTACCCGTTCTACGGGCGCATTCACGGCGGCGTTCGGGCGATCCCGGAACTGATCCCGCCGATCGGTGCGAACTGGTGGTACGATACCATCGTCGATGGCCTCACGGACGGCGGCGCGTGGCTCGCCGCCCGGATCCACAACGGGCTGCTCAGAACGTACGCGACGTGGACGCTCGCGTCGACCTGCGCCCTCACGCTCGCGGGCTTCGCCGCGACGGCCACCATCGTTCCGACGCATCTCATCGAATTCGACGCCCCGATTGCGATCGCACTCGTCATGCTCGTCGCGGTGATGGCCGCCGTCGCCGTCGTCCGCTCGACCTCGCACATCGCCGGCATCCTCACGCTCTCGATCCTGGGATTCATGATCGCCATCTTCTACATCCTCGCGAGCGCGCCCGACCTCGCGTTGACCCAGCTGGTCGTCGAAACGCTCATCCTCGTCATCTTCTTGCTCGTGATCGAGGAGATTCCCGAGTACTACGAGGTCGGGCTCGGCCGGGTCGCTCGCGACGCCGTCCTCTCAGTCGCCGTCGGCGCAACCGCCTTCGTCACCGTCCTCGTCACGACCGACGCGCGTCCGGCGGGAAGTACGTCCATCGCCCGCTACTACGCCGAACAGGCGGTTCCCGAAGGCGGCGGGACGAACATCGTCAACGTGATTCTCGTCGACTTCCGCGGCTTCGACACCCTCGGCGAACTCGCCGTGGTCGCACTCGCCGCGATTTCGATCCTGACGCTCATCGTGATGCGCAACGGAGGGGACGACGAATGA
- a CDS encoding SAM-dependent methyltransferase, giving the protein MRADERERVYGRDAYYWGTEPNELATETVEVVAADRDSPAVVDIGAGEGRDAVFFAERGWTVYAMDVSANGLAKARRLADERNVSIRTLEADANSVDLPEPVDIVYSIGTIQYIRPESRNGQFEHFKGQTTPGGVHALFAFVNHPEIPTPPDWTDNEHFYVPGELAAYYDDWDIETTEEIVFEDDSSGEPHEHAAETVIARKPNDP; this is encoded by the coding sequence ATGAGAGCCGACGAACGAGAGCGGGTGTACGGACGGGACGCGTACTACTGGGGGACGGAACCGAACGAACTGGCGACGGAGACGGTCGAAGTCGTCGCTGCAGATCGAGATTCGCCGGCCGTCGTCGATATCGGGGCCGGCGAGGGCCGTGACGCGGTGTTTTTCGCCGAACGGGGCTGGACGGTCTACGCGATGGACGTCTCCGCCAACGGACTGGCGAAAGCCCGCCGCCTCGCCGACGAGCGGAACGTCTCGATACGGACGCTCGAGGCCGACGCGAACAGCGTCGATCTTCCCGAACCGGTCGATATCGTCTACTCGATCGGAACGATTCAGTACATCCGGCCGGAGAGCCGGAACGGACAGTTCGAGCACTTCAAGGGGCAAACGACGCCCGGCGGCGTCCACGCGCTGTTCGCGTTCGTCAACCACCCCGAGATTCCGACGCCGCCGGACTGGACGGACAACGAGCACTTTTACGTGCCGGGCGAGTTGGCGGCGTACTACGACGACTGGGACATCGAAACGACCGAAGAGATCGTTTTCGAGGACGATTCGAGCGGCGAACCCCACGAGCACGCGGCGGAAACCGTGATCGCGCGCAAACCGAACGACCCGTAA
- a CDS encoding tRNA uridine(34) 5-carboxymethylaminomethyl modification radical SAM/GNAT enzyme Elp3 produces MSTETPDPTETDAFERVCETLVERILAGEIERDEVETAKLEACSEHSAPKVPKNSELLDHAAREHREELQTVLQRKPVRTASGVSPVAIMTSPERCPHGKCLYCPGGPDSEFSSSQSYTGDEPAAARGVQNEYDPYGQVTLRLEQLREIGHPVDKVELILMGGTMTARSHDYQEWFVKRALEAMNDYDVDKEPEPAEGVSFAEDPAEYEWKYLEDVIAENETNDIRNIGTTFETKPDWCDPEQIDRMLDLGGTKVEVGVQTTYERINREMHRGHGVQASIQANQRLRDSAFKVGFHMMPGQPGMSKEMCLEDFRRIFEQEQWKPDYLKIYPTLIVRGTATYDWWHKGEYDPLGNEEAAELVAEIKDMIPRYTRLQRVQRDIPADYIDAGVWKSNLRQLARKRMDEHGWSCECIRCREAGMNDEEPEAVELDVMTYDACGGTEHFISVEDFEQDLLIGFCRLRFPNDPVRPELENAALIRELHVYGTEVAVGGEGETDQHQHRGYGRQLMAQAETLAAEAGYDKVSVISGIGAREYYREKLGYHQDGPYVSKRL; encoded by the coding sequence GTGAGTACCGAGACGCCCGATCCAACCGAAACCGACGCCTTCGAGCGGGTCTGTGAGACGCTCGTCGAGCGAATTCTCGCGGGCGAAATCGAGCGCGACGAGGTCGAGACGGCCAAACTCGAGGCCTGTTCGGAGCACTCGGCACCGAAGGTGCCGAAGAACTCCGAACTGCTGGACCACGCGGCGCGAGAACACCGCGAGGAGCTACAGACGGTTCTCCAGCGCAAACCCGTCCGAACCGCCTCTGGGGTCTCGCCGGTCGCGATCATGACGTCTCCCGAGCGCTGTCCCCACGGGAAGTGTCTCTACTGTCCCGGCGGTCCCGATTCGGAGTTTTCGTCCTCGCAGAGCTACACGGGCGACGAACCCGCCGCTGCCCGCGGCGTCCAGAACGAGTACGATCCGTACGGCCAGGTCACGCTGCGACTCGAGCAACTGCGCGAGATCGGCCACCCCGTCGACAAGGTCGAACTCATCCTGATGGGCGGGACGATGACCGCCCGCAGCCACGACTACCAGGAGTGGTTCGTCAAGCGGGCCCTGGAGGCGATGAACGACTACGACGTCGACAAGGAGCCCGAACCGGCCGAAGGCGTCAGCTTCGCGGAGGACCCCGCGGAGTACGAGTGGAAGTATCTCGAGGACGTGATCGCCGAAAACGAGACGAACGACATCCGGAACATCGGGACGACGTTCGAGACCAAGCCCGACTGGTGCGATCCCGAACAGATCGACCGGATGCTCGACCTCGGCGGCACGAAAGTCGAGGTCGGCGTCCAGACGACCTACGAGCGGATCAACCGCGAGATGCACCGGGGCCACGGCGTTCAGGCGTCGATCCAGGCCAACCAGCGACTGCGGGATTCGGCGTTCAAGGTCGGCTTCCACATGATGCCGGGCCAACCCGGAATGAGCAAAGAGATGTGTCTCGAGGACTTCCGCCGCATCTTCGAACAGGAGCAGTGGAAGCCGGACTACCTGAAGATCTACCCGACGCTCATCGTTCGCGGGACGGCGACCTACGACTGGTGGCACAAGGGCGAGTACGATCCGCTCGGAAACGAGGAGGCCGCCGAGTTGGTCGCCGAGATTAAGGATATGATCCCCAGATACACGCGCCTCCAGCGCGTCCAGCGCGACATTCCCGCGGACTACATCGACGCCGGCGTCTGGAAATCCAACCTTCGACAACTGGCCCGAAAGCGGATGGACGAACACGGCTGGTCCTGCGAGTGCATCCGCTGTCGCGAGGCCGGGATGAACGACGAAGAGCCCGAAGCCGTCGAACTCGACGTGATGACCTACGACGCCTGCGGCGGGACGGAGCACTTCATCTCCGTCGAGGACTTCGAGCAGGACCTCCTGATCGGCTTCTGTCGACTCCGATTCCCGAACGATCCGGTGCGACCGGAACTCGAGAACGCCGCGCTCATCCGGGAACTGCACGTCTACGGGACGGAGGTCGCAGTCGGTGGCGAAGGCGAAACCGACCAGCACCAGCACCGCGGCTATGGACGGCAACTGATGGCCCAGGCGGAAACGCTCGCCGCCGAGGCCGGCTACGACAAGGTGAGCGTCATTTCCGGTATCGGCGCTCGAGAGTACTACCGCGAGAAACTCGGCTACCATCAGGACGGGCCGTACGTGAGCAAGCGACTCTGA
- the rqcH gene encoding ribosome rescue protein RqcH codes for MDPKRELTSVDLAALVGELGAYEGAKVDKAYLYGDDLVRLKMRDFDRGRVELFLEVGEIKRAHTVAPERVPDAPGRPPQFAMMLRNRLSGADFAGVEQYEFDRILEFVFEREDGTTRIIVELFGQGNVAVTDGEYEVIDCLETVRLKSRTVVPGSRYEFPDSRINPLTVSREAFDREMEDSDTDVVRTLATQLNFGGLYAEEVCTRAGVEKGMDISDADETVYDRIYEAIERLALDLRNGNFDPRLYLEDPAEGGDDGGSDDGDDTGTDRASVVDATPFPLEEHVELAAEPYDSFLAALDDYFFRLELEDEAEPDPTDQRPDFGEEIAKHERIIEQQRGAIQGFEQQADELREQAELLYAEYGLVDDILSTIQDAREQERSWDEIEERFEEGAERGIEAAEAVVDIDSSEAMVTIDIDGERIDLAAHQGVEQNADRLYTEAKRVGEKKEGALAAIENTRADLEDAKRRRDEWEAADQTDEEDDEADDGYERDWLSESSVPIRDNEPWYDRFRWFHTSDGYLVIGGRNADQNEELVKKYLEPGDTVLHTQAHGGPVTVLKATDPSEASSSDIELPESSVEEAAQFAVSYASVWKDGRYAGDVYAVDSDQVTKTPESGEYLEKGGFAVRGDRTYYRDTPVGVAVGIQCEPYTRVIGGPPSAIDGQAETTIELEPGRYAQADAAKRLYRRFRERFEDESFVRKIASPDRIQHFMPPGGSRIAEE; via the coding sequence ATGGATCCAAAGCGGGAGCTTACGAGCGTCGACCTTGCCGCCCTCGTCGGGGAGCTCGGGGCCTACGAGGGGGCAAAGGTCGATAAGGCCTACCTCTACGGCGACGACCTCGTCCGACTCAAGATGCGGGACTTCGATCGCGGCCGCGTCGAACTCTTCCTCGAGGTCGGCGAGATCAAGCGCGCCCACACGGTCGCCCCCGAACGGGTTCCCGACGCCCCCGGCCGACCGCCGCAGTTCGCGATGATGCTCCGGAACCGACTCTCGGGTGCCGACTTCGCCGGCGTCGAGCAGTACGAGTTCGACCGCATCCTCGAGTTCGTCTTCGAGCGGGAGGACGGTACCACGCGGATTATCGTCGAACTGTTCGGTCAGGGCAACGTCGCCGTCACCGACGGCGAGTACGAGGTGATCGACTGCCTCGAGACCGTTCGCCTGAAGTCCCGGACCGTCGTCCCGGGCTCGCGATACGAGTTCCCCGACAGTCGAATCAACCCGTTGACGGTCTCTCGGGAGGCCTTCGACCGCGAGATGGAGGATTCGGACACCGACGTCGTCAGGACCCTCGCGACGCAGCTCAACTTCGGCGGGCTCTACGCCGAGGAGGTCTGTACCCGCGCCGGCGTCGAGAAGGGAATGGATATCTCCGACGCCGACGAGACCGTGTACGATCGGATCTACGAAGCCATCGAGCGCCTCGCGCTCGACCTGCGGAACGGAAACTTCGATCCCCGGCTCTACCTCGAAGATCCTGCCGAGGGCGGCGATGACGGTGGAAGCGACGACGGCGACGATACCGGCACCGACCGCGCCAGCGTCGTCGACGCCACGCCGTTCCCGCTCGAGGAGCACGTCGAACTCGCCGCGGAGCCCTACGACTCCTTCCTGGCCGCGCTCGACGACTACTTCTTCCGGCTCGAACTCGAGGACGAGGCGGAGCCGGATCCGACCGATCAACGACCCGATTTCGGGGAGGAGATCGCCAAACACGAGCGGATCATCGAGCAACAGCGGGGAGCGATCCAGGGCTTCGAACAGCAGGCCGACGAACTCCGCGAGCAAGCCGAGTTGCTGTACGCCGAGTACGGGCTGGTCGACGATATCCTCTCGACGATTCAGGACGCCCGCGAGCAAGAGCGCTCGTGGGACGAGATCGAGGAGCGCTTCGAGGAGGGTGCCGAACGAGGCATCGAAGCCGCCGAGGCGGTCGTCGACATCGACAGCAGCGAGGCGATGGTGACGATCGATATCGACGGCGAACGGATCGATCTCGCGGCCCACCAGGGCGTCGAACAGAACGCCGACCGCCTCTACACCGAGGCGAAGCGCGTCGGAGAGAAAAAAGAGGGCGCGCTGGCGGCCATCGAGAACACTCGAGCGGACTTAGAGGACGCCAAACGCCGACGCGACGAGTGGGAGGCGGCGGACCAGACGGACGAGGAAGACGACGAGGCTGACGACGGCTACGAGCGGGACTGGCTGTCGGAGTCCTCCGTTCCGATCCGCGATAACGAACCGTGGTACGATCGCTTCCGCTGGTTCCACACCAGCGACGGCTACCTCGTCATCGGCGGCCGCAACGCCGACCAGAACGAGGAACTCGTCAAGAAGTACCTGGAGCCAGGCGATACGGTCCTCCACACGCAGGCTCACGGCGGCCCCGTCACCGTCCTGAAGGCGACCGATCCCAGCGAAGCGTCCTCGTCCGATATCGAGCTTCCGGAGTCGAGCGTCGAGGAGGCCGCCCAGTTCGCCGTCTCCTACGCGTCGGTCTGGAAGGACGGGCGCTACGCGGGCGACGTCTACGCCGTCGATTCGGATCAGGTCACCAAGACGCCCGAGAGCGGCGAGTACCTGGAGAAAGGCGGGTTCGCGGTCCGCGGCGACCGAACCTACTACCGCGATACGCCGGTGGGAGTCGCGGTCGGCATCCAGTGTGAACCCTACACGCGGGTGATCGGCGGCCCGCCGTCGGCGATCGACGGGCAGGCGGAGACGACGATCGAACTCGAGCCGGGGCGTTACGCCCAGGCTGACGCGGCGAAACGGCTCTACCGGCGCTTCCGGGAGCGGTTCGAGGACGAGTCGTTCGTCCGCAAGATCGCCAGCCCGGATCGGATCCAACACTTCATGCCGCCGGGCGGCAGTCGGATCGCAGAGGAGTGA
- a CDS encoding TenA family protein, translating to MTANGTAVPGTYAEYAAVVDEADPRFTDWLRERADPAWTDAVAHPFTRELGAGTLPEAAFAEYLVQDYAFVNDLVGVFGYAVGQAPEMAAKRSLVEFLDTITDDEDDYFERSFNALEVPEPRHRDPELAEPTAAFIDLLGRAAREGGYAETLAVLVPAEWIYERWAVAAVEAHADPAADGPPSAGTDLPFYYAEWIDLHATEGFRAFVDWLRGQLDIVGPELSPRRQARVESLFRRTVDLEVAFFDSAYEPAEDG from the coding sequence ATGACCGCGAACGGGACCGCTGTTCCCGGAACGTACGCCGAGTACGCTGCAGTCGTCGACGAAGCCGACCCCCGGTTCACCGACTGGCTCCGCGAGCGAGCGGACCCGGCGTGGACCGACGCGGTCGCCCATCCGTTCACGCGGGAACTCGGCGCCGGAACGCTCCCGGAGGCCGCGTTCGCCGAGTACCTCGTCCAGGATTACGCGTTCGTCAACGACCTCGTCGGCGTCTTCGGCTACGCGGTCGGGCAGGCCCCCGAGATGGCGGCGAAACGCTCGCTCGTCGAATTTCTCGACACGATCACCGACGACGAAGACGACTACTTCGAGCGCTCGTTCAACGCGCTCGAGGTGCCCGAACCGCGCCACCGCGATCCCGAACTCGCCGAGCCGACGGCCGCGTTTATCGACCTGTTAGGGCGGGCAGCCCGCGAAGGCGGGTACGCCGAAACGCTGGCCGTACTGGTCCCCGCCGAGTGGATCTACGAGCGCTGGGCCGTCGCCGCAGTCGAGGCGCACGCTGACCCCGCGGCCGACGGCCCGCCCAGCGCGGGGACCGACCTTCCGTTCTACTACGCCGAGTGGATCGACCTCCACGCGACCGAGGGCTTTCGCGCGTTCGTCGATTGGCTTCGCGGTCAACTCGACATCGTCGGCCCCGAGCTCTCGCCGCGGCGGCAGGCTCGAGTCGAGTCGCTGTTCCGGCGAACGGTCGACCTCGAGGTCGCCTTTTTCGACTCGGCGTACGAACCGGCTGAGGACGGATAG
- a CDS encoding luciferase domain-containing protein, with protein MSPSPTPSSDASADDRILETVSAWPGVAVGPHRLGTNEFTLDGREIGHTHGDRVVDVNFPKRVADRLVATGETNRHRFAGGGWTSFTIDSSDDVDRAIRLLRLSYLHTALTLRRKPAGRAVLADLDLETELEALDVDDEIESIIARMRP; from the coding sequence ATGTCACCCTCGCCCACCCCTTCGAGTGACGCGAGCGCCGACGACCGGATCCTCGAAACCGTCTCGGCGTGGCCCGGCGTCGCCGTCGGCCCGCACCGGCTCGGGACGAACGAGTTCACGCTCGACGGCCGGGAGATCGGGCACACTCACGGCGACCGCGTCGTCGACGTCAACTTCCCCAAGCGAGTCGCGGATCGTCTCGTCGCCACCGGCGAAACGAACAGGCACCGCTTCGCCGGCGGCGGCTGGACGAGTTTCACGATCGACTCGAGCGACGACGTCGACCGCGCGATCCGGCTGCTCCGACTCTCCTATCTCCACACCGCGCTCACGCTCCGCCGAAAACCCGCCGGACGGGCGGTTCTCGCCGACCTGGATCTCGAGACCGAACTCGAGGCGCTCGACGTGGACGACGAGATCGAATCGATTATCGCCCGGATGCGGCCGTAA
- the tenA gene encoding thiaminase II encodes MAFSEQLLEDGEQIWAAQKSHPFVRELAAGTLDEAAFRHWVKQDYRYLLDYARLFSIAGSKARDEETMTHLLGVAHDVLDHEMDLHREFAADYGIGQEELETVEKAPTCVAYTGFLVRTAYEGSIGEIAAAMYPCMQGYLDVAEHMAELANEEHRYTPFIELYTGAEFREATAWCREFVDRCGERYPGEHDAMREAFLTSAKLEYRFWEMAYTLEGWEL; translated from the coding sequence ATGGCCTTCAGCGAGCAACTCCTCGAGGACGGCGAACAGATCTGGGCGGCACAGAAATCGCACCCGTTCGTTCGCGAACTCGCGGCGGGAACCCTGGACGAGGCGGCGTTTCGACACTGGGTGAAACAGGATTATCGGTACCTGCTCGATTACGCCCGGTTGTTTTCGATCGCCGGCTCGAAAGCCCGCGACGAAGAGACGATGACGCACCTCCTGGGCGTCGCCCACGACGTGCTCGACCACGAGATGGACCTCCACCGCGAGTTCGCCGCCGACTACGGTATCGGACAGGAGGAACTCGAGACCGTCGAAAAAGCGCCGACCTGCGTCGCCTACACCGGCTTTCTCGTGCGAACGGCCTACGAGGGGTCGATCGGCGAAATCGCAGCCGCCATGTATCCGTGTATGCAGGGCTACCTCGACGTCGCCGAACACATGGCGGAACTGGCCAACGAGGAGCACCGGTACACGCCGTTCATCGAGCTGTATACGGGCGCGGAGTTCCGCGAGGCGACGGCGTGGTGTCGGGAGTTTGTCGACCGCTGTGGCGAACGCTATCCGGGCGAGCACGACGCCATGCGCGAGGCGTTTCTCACGAGCGCCAAACTCGAGTATCGATTCTGGGAGATGGCGTACACGCTCGAGGGGTGGGAGCTATGA